Proteins encoded together in one Ipomoea triloba cultivar NCNSP0323 chromosome 4, ASM357664v1 window:
- the LOC116016010 gene encoding uncharacterized protein LOC116016010 produces MGTTFEVWVYDNSLGKSVGYNYLLRRLQNMWKPEGHMELIDLEEEYYLAKFELQKDYDYAKFEGPWMVLDHYVLVQEWRPNFDPLTDKTEKLLVWVRFPSLSIEYFDDDFLRKIGNKVGRPIKIDNTTSIATRRKFARICVEVDISKPLLSKFTVEDKVCLIEYEGIHMVCFKCGVFGHRKDNCGQSMSTANRADGEQGEDAMATNATRDREELPALVKKTSTRGDLTKESYGQWMLVTRKEKRPAKENQKRPTTR; encoded by the coding sequence ATGGGCACAACTTTTGAGGTTTGGGTGTATGATAACTCTCTTGGGAAGTCAGTGGGCTACAACTACCTTCTGAGGCGACTTCAGAACATGTGGAAACCCGAAGGGCATATGGAGCTCATCGATCTGGAGGAGGAATACTATCTGGCAAAGTTTGAACTACAGAAAGATTATGACTATGCCAAATTCGAAGGGCCATGGATGGTTCTTGATCACTATGTGCTTGTGCAAGAATGGAGGCCAAATTTCGATCCCCTGACGGACAAAACAGAAAAACTCCTGGTTTGGGTAAGGTTCCCCTCCCTTTCTATTGAGTACTTTGATGACGATTTCTTGAGGAAAATCGGAAACAAGGTGGGGAGGCCAATCAAGATTGACAATACAACTAGCATAGCAACAAGACGCAAATTTGCTCGAATCTGCGTGGAAGTTGACATCTCCAAACCACTCCTATCCAAATTCACTGTGGAAGATAAAGTTTGCCTGATCGAATACGAAGGGATTCACATGGTATGCTTCAAGTGTGGAGTCTTCGGCCACAGGAAAGACAATTGCGGACAGAGTATGAGCACTGCTAACAGGGCAGATGGGGAACAAGGGGAGGATGCTATGGCTACTAATGCAACAAGGGATAGGGAGGAACTACCCGCTCTTGTCAAGAAAACATCAACGAGAGGAGACCTTACCAAGGAAAGCTATGGGCAATGGATGTTAGTTacgagaaaagaaaagagaccAGCTAAGGAAAACCAGAAAAGACCCACCACACGATAG